Proteins encoded in a region of the Acidobacteriota bacterium genome:
- a CDS encoding flagellar hook capping protein: protein MHSIASPNTSSVGSGNPPSPAPTNANSLLNGNDFISLLTAELKHQDPTKPMDPTQFVSQLVQFNSLEQLISINQDLKPASGSGTGSGSGTGSGANAGPKPAQS from the coding sequence ATGCACAGCATCGCTTCACCCAACACCAGCAGCGTCGGCAGCGGCAACCCGCCCAGTCCTGCGCCCACCAACGCCAATAGCCTGCTCAACGGCAACGACTTCATCAGTCTGCTCACCGCCGAGCTGAAGCATCAGGATCCGACCAAGCCCATGGATCCGACGCAGTTTGTCTCGCAACTGGTCCAGTTCAACAGCCTGGAGCAGTTGATTTCGATCAACCAGGATCTGAAGCCCGCCTCCGGTTCCGGCACTGGCTCGGGCTCCGGCACGGGTTCCGGCGCCAACGCTGGTCCCAAGCCCGCCCAGTCCTGA
- a CDS encoding FliM/FliN family flagellar motor switch protein produces the protein MATATPATAEVLPEAAAPPAPAAPEAVAAPAPSSPLDRWTDLQWLPCNLEVKLSVPHFTVGDVLRMAPQSVVETRWQQNADVPVRANGQLLAWAEFEGVDEKLAVRITRLA, from the coding sequence ATGGCCACTGCTACCCCTGCCACTGCCGAAGTCCTTCCCGAAGCGGCCGCACCACCCGCTCCCGCCGCGCCCGAGGCGGTGGCAGCGCCCGCACCGTCCAGTCCGCTCGACCGCTGGACGGATCTGCAGTGGCTGCCCTGCAATCTCGAAGTCAAACTGTCCGTGCCGCACTTCACGGTCGGCGATGTGCTGCGCATGGCGCCGCAATCGGTGGTGGAAACGCGCTGGCAGCAGAATGCCGATGTTCCCGTCCGCGCCAACGGTCAACTGCTCGCCTGGGCGGAATTTGAAGGCGTGGACGAAAAGCTGGCGGTGCGCATCACCCGGCTGGCGTAA
- a CDS encoding flagellar hook-length control protein FliK produces MAVAPTSAPAPAPANAAVSASATPASPNSTGAPHGAAAQTNGFGKHLQQALAAPAASAKSAGPQGTPGKGKPDKKPGTPPSSASAPAASAAPVAALIAVPGTPSPSAPAASLPAAAVAVAATPLPIPAPPGSAAAVTESAPQSDAAVPTAAPKLPVVTVAAASTTLPAPAIASAKSAAPAAPAAVATPAPTHTDAAPAPVSQAQPGQPGASNDSHAGSGNAAGNSNGNGAQAFTPATPGAPASGSAAKPAFKINGNAPAAPPVTPGPAPSGLAANAAGTATPAAPLAAASHPAPGTASPATAANPAPPAAAPSPSLQAGWQAASAHAALGGQANREINLAVRTEQLGTVQLHATMQNNVLGATLAIASADAHHWLTAQLPVLEQTLTARQVQVGNLQLIHSQTGGSSNGSAQNHSQPQAPPRPFVTSHAPAAPLPAPAAPTELLPPTPQGSRLNLLA; encoded by the coding sequence ATGGCAGTCGCTCCAACGTCCGCGCCCGCACCGGCCCCGGCTAATGCCGCGGTTTCCGCATCGGCCACGCCGGCTTCGCCGAATTCCACAGGAGCGCCCCATGGCGCTGCGGCGCAGACAAACGGCTTTGGTAAGCACTTGCAGCAGGCATTGGCGGCGCCGGCCGCATCCGCAAAATCTGCGGGGCCGCAAGGCACGCCCGGCAAGGGTAAGCCGGATAAGAAGCCAGGCACGCCCCCGTCCTCTGCTTCCGCACCGGCCGCATCGGCAGCGCCGGTAGCGGCCCTGATTGCCGTCCCAGGTACCCCGTCTCCTTCTGCGCCCGCCGCTTCTTTGCCGGCGGCAGCAGTTGCGGTTGCTGCGACACCACTGCCCATTCCGGCGCCGCCGGGCAGCGCCGCGGCAGTGACGGAGAGCGCGCCGCAATCTGACGCCGCGGTGCCCACCGCCGCGCCCAAGCTTCCGGTAGTCACGGTGGCGGCGGCCAGTACGACGCTGCCGGCTCCCGCGATCGCGTCCGCAAAGTCCGCTGCCCCGGCGGCACCCGCCGCCGTGGCAACACCTGCACCCACGCACACCGACGCTGCACCGGCGCCGGTCAGCCAGGCACAGCCGGGTCAGCCGGGGGCAAGCAATGATTCCCATGCTGGCAGCGGCAACGCCGCCGGCAACTCCAACGGCAACGGAGCGCAAGCGTTTACACCCGCGACGCCGGGCGCGCCGGCTTCCGGCAGCGCGGCCAAGCCCGCGTTCAAGATCAATGGGAATGCGCCGGCTGCGCCGCCTGTAACGCCTGGGCCAGCGCCGTCTGGCCTCGCTGCGAACGCCGCGGGAACGGCCACGCCGGCCGCACCGCTCGCGGCCGCGTCCCATCCGGCGCCGGGCACAGCTTCGCCGGCCACGGCCGCCAATCCCGCTCCGCCGGCCGCCGCGCCCTCGCCGTCCCTGCAAGCCGGCTGGCAAGCTGCTTCCGCTCATGCGGCGCTCGGAGGACAGGCCAATCGCGAAATCAACCTTGCCGTCCGCACCGAGCAGCTCGGCACCGTGCAACTGCACGCCACCATGCAAAACAACGTGCTCGGGGCGACGCTGGCAATCGCCAGCGCCGATGCCCATCACTGGCTCACCGCGCAGTTGCCGGTGCTGGAGCAGACGCTCACCGCCCGCCAGGTGCAGGTCGGTAATTTGCAACTCATTCACTCCCAGACTGGCGGCAGCAGCAACGGCAGTGCGCAGAACCATTCGCAGCCGCAAGCCCCGCCGCGCCCTTTCGTCACGTCACACGCTCCCGCCGCGCCGCTACCCGCGCCTGCGGCCCCCACCGAATTGCTGCCCCCCACCCCCCAAGGATCGCGTCTGAATTTGCTCGCCTGA
- a CDS encoding FliI/YscN family ATPase, with amino-acid sequence MQPLSPYFHTLESLPTWRWSGRVVKAVGQIVESDGPPCSVGEVCAILGADGRGVEGQVVGFRKSTVLSMPLRALQGIRFGDRLVTWGAKPAMPVGDALLGRVTDGSGLAFDELGEILTDATRPYDAEPPSPMDRVLIEQPLGSGIRAIDGLLTCGRGQRLGIFGGSGVGKSTLIGMMTRNTMADLTVLALVGERGREVREFLQDALGDEGRKRSVVVVSTSDQSPLLRIRAALAATAIAEHFAHRGRHVLLVVDSLTRFAMAQREIGLAAGEPPTAKGYTPSVFALLARLVERAGQFRDGSITAFYTVLMEGDDQQDPLVDAVRSLLDGHIILDRQLGSQGHYPAIHLLDSLSRLMPAVTSPEHRRQAGRLRQLLAAYRRSEDLVRIGAYQAGADPLLDQALKALPVIQSYLRQGSSEKLDFAASVQQLLELPLGESA; translated from the coding sequence ATGCAGCCGCTCAGTCCTTACTTCCACACGCTGGAGTCCCTGCCCACCTGGCGCTGGAGCGGCCGCGTGGTCAAAGCCGTCGGCCAGATCGTCGAAAGCGATGGCCCGCCCTGCTCGGTGGGTGAAGTCTGCGCCATTCTCGGCGCCGATGGCCGCGGCGTGGAGGGGCAAGTGGTTGGTTTCCGCAAATCTACCGTCCTGAGCATGCCGCTACGCGCATTGCAAGGCATTCGCTTCGGCGATCGCCTGGTGACCTGGGGCGCCAAGCCCGCCATGCCGGTGGGTGATGCCCTGCTCGGACGCGTCACCGACGGCAGCGGCCTTGCTTTCGATGAGCTCGGCGAAATTCTCACCGATGCGACGCGGCCGTATGATGCCGAGCCACCCTCGCCCATGGACCGCGTCCTCATCGAACAGCCGCTCGGTTCGGGCATCCGCGCCATCGACGGCCTGCTGACCTGCGGCCGCGGCCAGCGTCTGGGGATTTTTGGCGGCAGCGGCGTGGGCAAGAGCACTCTCATCGGCATGATGACGCGCAATACCATGGCCGACCTCACCGTGCTGGCGCTGGTGGGAGAACGCGGCCGCGAAGTCCGCGAATTTTTGCAGGACGCGCTCGGCGACGAAGGCCGCAAGCGCTCGGTGGTGGTGGTTTCAACTTCCGATCAGTCGCCGCTGTTGCGCATCCGCGCCGCCCTCGCCGCCACGGCCATCGCCGAACATTTTGCCCACCGCGGCAGGCACGTGCTGCTGGTGGTCGATTCGCTCACCCGCTTCGCCATGGCGCAGCGTGAAATTGGCCTCGCCGCGGGCGAGCCGCCCACGGCCAAAGGCTACACGCCCTCGGTGTTTGCGCTGCTGGCGCGGTTGGTCGAACGTGCCGGCCAGTTCCGCGACGGCAGCATCACCGCCTTCTATACCGTGCTGATGGAGGGCGACGATCAGCAGGATCCGCTGGTCGATGCCGTGCGTTCGCTGCTCGATGGCCATATCATTCTTGACCGCCAGCTCGGCTCGCAGGGTCACTATCCCGCGATCCATCTGCTGGACAGCCTCAGCCGCCTCATGCCCGCCGTCACTTCACCCGAGCATCGCCGCCAGGCCGGCCGGCTGCGGCAGCTTCTGGCGGCCTACCGCCGCTCGGAAGACCTGGTGCGCATCGGCGCCTATCAGGCTGGGGCCGATCCCTTGCTCGACCAGGCGCTGAAGGCGCTGCCGGTGATCCAGTCGTACCTGCGCCAGGGCTCGTCAGAGAAGCTCGATTTCGCCGCCTCGGTGCAACAATTGCTCGAGCTGCCGCTGGGAGAAAGCGCGTGA
- a CDS encoding flagellar hook protein FlgE — MPSFSVPLSGLNSSSQEMTLIANNLANLNTPGYKSSVAQFTTLFYQSLGESGDGNPMQVGTGTAIGNVTMNLTDGAIQSTGINSNLAIQGSGMFVVNNNGQQVYTRAGDFVLGNTGYLEASDGSLVQGYPAVNGVVNPNAPLGNLLVGSGITSPARATANVTMGMNLDSQTAVGGTFSQPVQVYDSLGGTHTLTATFTKTGTNAWSYTVTLPGADTGGATPTTMASGNLTFNTSGDLTGGTGTPPQITVNLTSPALADGAAAFNINWKLFGPQGNSLITQAAAASAPLASHQDGVPSGSLINFSIGPDGSITGAFSNGQSQTLGQVVLATFANDQGIQAVGNNNFIATAASGIATIGTPGSGNRGSVQGSSIEQSNVDIAGQFAELIQAQQSYEASAKAVTTFNQVTQATLNMQQ; from the coding sequence ATGCCTTCCTTTTCCGTCCCGCTATCCGGCCTCAACTCCAGCTCGCAGGAGATGACGCTGATCGCCAATAACCTGGCCAACCTGAACACGCCCGGCTACAAATCGTCGGTCGCTCAGTTCACCACCCTGTTCTATCAGTCATTGGGTGAATCCGGCGATGGCAACCCGATGCAGGTCGGCACCGGCACCGCCATCGGCAACGTGACCATGAACCTGACCGACGGCGCCATCCAGTCCACTGGCATTAACTCGAACCTGGCCATTCAGGGTTCGGGCATGTTCGTGGTCAACAACAACGGCCAGCAAGTGTACACCCGCGCCGGCGATTTCGTCCTCGGCAACACCGGCTATCTGGAAGCATCCGATGGCAGTCTGGTGCAGGGCTATCCAGCGGTGAATGGCGTGGTCAACCCCAACGCGCCGCTCGGCAATCTGCTGGTGGGCAGTGGCATTACCAGCCCTGCCCGGGCCACTGCCAATGTCACGATGGGAATGAATCTCGATAGCCAGACCGCGGTGGGAGGCACGTTCTCGCAGCCGGTTCAGGTTTACGACTCCCTCGGTGGCACGCACACCCTGACCGCGACGTTTACCAAGACCGGCACGAACGCCTGGAGCTATACCGTCACCCTGCCCGGCGCGGATACGGGCGGCGCCACGCCCACCACCATGGCCAGCGGCAATTTGACCTTCAATACCAGTGGCGACCTGACCGGCGGCACCGGCACGCCCCCGCAGATTACCGTCAACCTCACCTCGCCCGCACTCGCCGATGGCGCGGCGGCGTTCAACATCAACTGGAAGCTGTTCGGTCCCCAGGGCAATTCGCTCATCACGCAGGCGGCGGCGGCCTCAGCCCCTCTGGCCTCGCATCAGGATGGTGTGCCCAGCGGCAGCTTGATCAACTTCAGTATCGGCCCCGACGGCTCCATCACCGGCGCCTTCAGCAACGGGCAATCCCAGACGCTGGGGCAGGTCGTACTCGCAACCTTCGCCAATGACCAGGGCATCCAGGCGGTTGGCAACAACAATTTCATCGCCACCGCTGCCTCCGGCATCGCCACCATCGGGACACCAGGGTCCGGCAATCGCGGCTCGGTGCAGGGCAGCTCGATTGAGCAGTCCAACGTGGATATTGCCGGTCAGTTCGCCGAACTGATTCAGGCGCAGCAGAGCTACGAAGCCAGCGCTAAAGCGGTGACCACCTTCAATCAAGTCACCCAGGCGACGCTCAACATGCAGCAATAA
- the fliG gene encoding flagellar motor switch protein FliG, giving the protein MPAPSGVRKAAVLMVLLGNDAAASVYRCLPKNDVQRLTEEISELSFVAPTEAHDVLEEYSNLLMTHSYLAQGGTEYATNLLVKAFGDKEARELLSQVMEAQEARAGNLDSLQQADPPQLAKFLQDEHPQTIAVILAHLGVRAASSLLTLLPERASAEAVRRLAEMRQFSPEMAEKISMVLHRKFEGLGEKSRRAYAGVKAVADILNRTEMAASKRVLEAIEQSDPAMALSIRDLMFTFDDMVSVPEASLREWLGAVDKRTLALALKGAPNDLRTHVLQAMSSRAADMLKEDMEALGPVRARDVQHAQQEAVNLARRLEQEGKMILKADHNEELIV; this is encoded by the coding sequence ATGCCTGCCCCCTCCGGCGTGCGCAAAGCGGCCGTGCTCATGGTCCTGCTGGGCAATGATGCCGCGGCTTCGGTCTACCGCTGCCTGCCCAAAAATGATGTGCAGCGCCTCACCGAGGAGATCAGCGAGCTCTCCTTTGTTGCGCCCACCGAAGCCCACGACGTCCTGGAGGAATACAGCAACCTCCTGATGACGCACAGCTACCTTGCCCAGGGCGGCACCGAGTACGCCACCAACCTGCTGGTCAAGGCCTTCGGCGACAAGGAAGCGCGCGAGCTGCTCAGCCAGGTGATGGAAGCACAGGAGGCCCGGGCCGGCAATCTCGATTCGCTGCAGCAGGCCGATCCACCGCAACTCGCCAAATTCCTGCAGGACGAGCACCCGCAGACCATCGCCGTCATTCTGGCCCACCTGGGCGTGCGCGCCGCCAGCAGCCTGTTGACCCTGCTGCCCGAGCGCGCCAGCGCCGAAGCCGTGCGCCGCCTGGCGGAAATGCGCCAGTTCTCGCCGGAGATGGCCGAAAAGATCTCCATGGTGCTGCACCGCAAGTTTGAAGGTCTGGGGGAAAAGTCCCGCCGCGCCTACGCCGGCGTCAAAGCCGTCGCCGATATCCTCAACCGCACGGAAATGGCCGCCAGCAAGCGCGTGCTGGAGGCCATCGAGCAATCCGATCCTGCCATGGCGCTCAGCATCCGCGACCTCATGTTCACCTTCGACGATATGGTCTCGGTCCCCGAAGCCAGCCTGCGCGAGTGGCTGGGCGCCGTGGACAAGCGCACCCTCGCCCTGGCTCTCAAAGGCGCGCCCAATGACCTGCGCACGCATGTGTTGCAGGCGATGTCGAGCCGTGCCGCCGATATGCTGAAGGAAGACATGGAAGCCCTGGGGCCAGTGCGCGCCCGCGATGTGCAGCACGCGCAACAGGAAGCGGTCAACCTTGCCCGCCGTCTGGAACAGGAAGGCAAGATGATTCTCAAAGCGGACCACAACGAAGAGCTGATTGTCTGA
- a CDS encoding flagellar basal body-associated FliL family protein, translating into MQGMRKRLRIAAAPVAFSVMLLTGCGMLHGGGKKVKAAAATLPLRVITLPTSVYNLDDPTPAYLRLGVSLGLNTPTAKDDVAVQTVARDTLVNLVTAQTSAVLLTPAGKENLKKAVLAEMQKRLPDAGVREVYFDQFLIQR; encoded by the coding sequence ATGCAGGGCATGAGGAAGCGTCTAAGAATTGCCGCCGCGCCGGTTGCCTTTTCCGTCATGCTCCTGACCGGCTGCGGGATGCTCCACGGGGGCGGCAAAAAAGTCAAAGCCGCGGCTGCAACACTGCCGCTGCGGGTGATTACCCTGCCCACCAGTGTCTACAACCTGGACGACCCCACACCGGCCTATCTGCGGCTGGGCGTTTCTCTGGGACTGAATACTCCCACGGCGAAAGACGATGTCGCCGTGCAGACGGTCGCGCGCGACACCCTGGTGAATTTGGTGACGGCGCAGACTTCCGCCGTGCTGCTCACGCCGGCGGGCAAAGAAAATCTCAAAAAAGCCGTGCTTGCGGAAATGCAGAAGCGCCTGCCCGATGCCGGCGTTCGTGAAGTCTATTTTGATCAGTTTCTGATCCAGCGCTGA
- the fliE gene encoding flagellar hook-basal body complex protein FliE produces the protein MIPLISANLPLLTPPTPATAPTPPAGADGAAGGSFAGQLDGAIQNMQDMQSQAAQQVGALLQGKSQDLHASLIAVEKADLAFGMMLQLRNKAVAAYQQIANMQF, from the coding sequence ATGATTCCGCTAATCTCCGCCAACCTGCCACTACTCACGCCCCCGACACCGGCCACCGCGCCTACGCCGCCCGCCGGAGCGGATGGCGCCGCCGGCGGCAGCTTTGCCGGGCAGCTCGATGGCGCCATCCAGAACATGCAGGACATGCAGTCGCAGGCGGCACAGCAGGTGGGCGCCTTGCTGCAGGGCAAAAGCCAGGACCTGCACGCCAGTTTGATCGCCGTCGAAAAGGCGGATTTGGCCTTCGGCATGATGTTGCAGTTGCGCAACAAGGCGGTCGCGGCCTATCAGCAGATCGCCAACATGCAGTTCTAA
- a CDS encoding flagellar biosynthesis protein FlgB translates to MLSFDPAIIHGLESYLDVATTRQTLIASNMANIDTPGYQTRDLNFQQALAAAEGGLDPASAEHNVRGLLERPDGNNVNLDRESFLMAQTQLQYATGVALLRDEFHRLSLAINGGSQLP, encoded by the coding sequence ATGCTTTCGTTTGATCCCGCCATCATTCACGGTCTCGAGAGCTATCTCGATGTGGCCACCACGCGGCAGACGCTCATCGCCTCCAACATGGCCAACATCGATACGCCCGGCTACCAGACGCGCGATCTGAATTTTCAGCAGGCGCTCGCCGCCGCCGAAGGCGGCCTGGATCCGGCCAGCGCCGAACACAACGTCCGCGGCCTGCTGGAGCGCCCCGACGGCAACAACGTGAACCTCGACCGGGAATCATTTCTGATGGCGCAAACCCAGCTCCAGTACGCCACCGGCGTGGCGCTACTGCGCGACGAATTCCATCGCCTGAGCCTGGCCATTAACGGAGGGAGTCAGTTGCCATGA
- the fliF gene encoding flagellar M-ring protein FliF — MSQTATPGQSLLSLRQAGAQMGSMMGSMNPRQRLIVAGGVIGVLVLLAMLILRANQPNYTVLYANLQPNDAQQVTARLDMLAIPYQTGTNGASISVPEAQLSRARLALAAAGLPHSNQQGFELFDKTNWSGSDFAEQVNYQRALEGQLERTIESMDDVRTARVQITQAHDSLFTSEERPAKAAVVVNLRDGELRTSLVSAIRHLVAGAVDHLAAQDVSVMDASGQVALSSGQQTQSKLESDLQAKIIATLAPIVGAAHVHASVAVAYDPTTSDQTQETYNPNASAVVSSNVSRTGPAAVAPASGVPGTTSNLPTSQAPGTNFKAQLGLSGPQGQETQSQTFAVSRDVTHTTRAAGSVQRITAAVVVDDAITTQPQGKKTITVDVPRSPAEMQQLQALASAAIGLNPARGDVLTVSNLPFYNPPAPPAAAGKPAAPVPWSDRLPVPLSWIAAALGALLLVVLALAMTLRGHKPAAGAHAPNPQLGVGEAMAPAAPQENETPAMPPEVEHEILNMTELLEADPDATPPEVAHVLQLKERLSERVRREPAVAGRLVQGWMNKHQEVR; from the coding sequence ATGTCGCAAACCGCCACTCCCGGACAATCGCTGCTTTCGCTGCGCCAGGCCGGCGCCCAGATGGGATCGATGATGGGCAGCATGAACCCGCGCCAGCGGCTGATCGTGGCCGGCGGCGTCATCGGCGTGCTGGTGCTGCTGGCCATGTTGATTCTGCGCGCCAACCAGCCCAACTACACGGTGCTGTACGCCAATCTGCAGCCCAACGACGCCCAGCAGGTGACGGCCAGGCTCGACATGCTGGCCATTCCCTATCAGACCGGCACCAACGGCGCCAGCATCAGCGTGCCCGAGGCGCAACTCAGCCGCGCGCGCCTGGCGCTGGCGGCAGCGGGTCTGCCGCACAGCAACCAGCAGGGCTTTGAGCTGTTCGATAAGACCAACTGGAGCGGCAGCGATTTCGCCGAGCAGGTCAACTACCAGCGCGCTCTCGAGGGGCAACTGGAGCGCACCATCGAGTCCATGGACGACGTGCGCACCGCCCGGGTGCAGATCACCCAGGCGCACGATTCCCTGTTCACCTCCGAAGAGCGGCCGGCCAAGGCCGCCGTCGTCGTCAACTTGCGCGATGGTGAGTTACGGACAAGTCTGGTCTCCGCCATCCGCCATCTGGTGGCGGGCGCCGTCGATCACCTCGCAGCGCAGGATGTTTCTGTGATGGACGCCAGCGGCCAGGTGGCGCTGAGCAGCGGCCAGCAGACGCAGAGCAAGCTCGAGAGCGACCTGCAGGCGAAGATCATCGCCACCCTGGCGCCCATCGTCGGCGCGGCGCATGTGCATGCCAGCGTGGCAGTCGCCTATGATCCCACGACCAGCGACCAAACCCAGGAAACCTACAATCCCAACGCCAGCGCCGTAGTCAGTTCGAATGTCAGCCGCACCGGTCCGGCCGCCGTCGCCCCCGCCAGCGGCGTGCCCGGCACCACCAGCAATTTACCCACGTCGCAGGCGCCGGGCACGAACTTCAAGGCCCAACTCGGCCTTAGCGGTCCCCAGGGTCAGGAGACCCAGAGCCAGACCTTTGCGGTCAGCCGCGACGTGACCCACACGACCCGCGCCGCCGGCTCCGTTCAGCGCATCACGGCCGCCGTGGTCGTGGATGACGCCATCACGACGCAGCCGCAGGGCAAAAAAACCATCACGGTCGACGTGCCGCGCTCGCCCGCCGAAATGCAGCAACTGCAGGCACTGGCCTCGGCCGCGATTGGCCTCAATCCCGCACGCGGCGATGTGCTGACCGTTTCCAACCTTCCGTTCTATAATCCGCCGGCGCCCCCGGCCGCGGCCGGAAAACCGGCGGCGCCGGTGCCCTGGAGCGACCGCCTGCCCGTACCGCTGTCCTGGATCGCGGCGGCCCTGGGCGCCCTGCTGCTGGTGGTGCTGGCGCTGGCGATGACCTTGCGCGGCCATAAGCCCGCTGCGGGTGCGCATGCGCCCAATCCGCAGCTCGGCGTCGGTGAAGCTATGGCGCCGGCAGCACCGCAGGAGAACGAAACCCCGGCCATGCCGCCGGAAGTAGAGCACGAGATCTTGAACATGACCGAGCTGCTCGAAGCCGATCCCGACGCCACCCCGCCCGAGGTCGCCCACGTACTGCAGCTCAAGGAACGTTTGTCGGAACGCGTCAGGCGCGAACCCGCTGTCGCCGGCCGATTGGTCCAAGGGTGGATGAACAAGCACCAGGAGGTCCGCTAA
- the flgC gene encoding flagellar basal body rod protein FlgC, with translation MNLFGVLDISASALLAERQRAEVVTSNLANAESAGANPGQVYRRKEVVFGSQPLAFANALDTAEASPPSGTGTAGEGVAVQAVVTDQSPLIRRYEPGSANANAQGYVTYPNINPAQEMTDLMEAVRSYQLNISATQATKGMIQQTLTLLS, from the coding sequence ATGAATCTGTTTGGCGTGCTCGATATCAGCGCTTCGGCGCTGCTGGCGGAGCGCCAGCGCGCCGAGGTGGTCACCAGCAACCTCGCCAATGCCGAAAGCGCGGGCGCCAATCCCGGGCAGGTGTATCGCCGCAAGGAGGTGGTGTTCGGTTCGCAGCCGCTGGCGTTTGCCAACGCGCTGGATACCGCCGAGGCCTCCCCCCCGTCCGGCACGGGCACGGCCGGCGAAGGCGTGGCCGTCCAGGCCGTCGTCACCGACCAGTCCCCGCTGATCCGCCGCTATGAACCCGGCAGCGCCAACGCCAACGCCCAGGGCTACGTCACCTATCCCAACATCAATCCCGCGCAGGAGATGACCGACCTGATGGAGGCCGTCCGCTCCTATCAGCTCAATATCTCCGCCACCCAGGCCACCAAGGGCATGATCCAACAAACGCTCACCCTGTTGAGCTAA